From a region of the Pogona vitticeps strain Pit_001003342236 chromosome 7, PviZW2.1, whole genome shotgun sequence genome:
- the CALR3 gene encoding calreticulin-3 isoform X1 — MGLWGLLAVAWLVALHPPFLARGAVYFREQFLDGGKWQARWVPSHHRSDYGTFRLATGKLYSDRDLDKGLQTSEDLKFYAISSRFKPFSNEGRPLVIQYTVKHEQRIDCGGGYVKIFPSSLDQKNMSGESPYYVMFGPDICSSDTKKVHAILNYKNKFHPIKKPIRCIVDGFTHLYTLVLNPDHTYKVKIDNRVVASGFLEEDWDLLPPRTIDDPAVEKPEDWEEEEEVDDPEDQKPEDWDIPEFLVDTSAEKPKGWEEVKEGDWQPPLLPNPLYRGEWRPRKIPNPKYKGAWPHPQIANPEYEPDVNLSVYKDIGVLGLDLWQVRSGTIFDNFLITDDEDYAEDFGEETWRETQEAEQKMNQQQTEEEKRRKQRMAKKKERPQKKKPLGSAVQKDEL; from the exons ATGGGCCTGTGGGGGCTGCTGGCCGTCGCCTGGCTGGTCGCCCTCCACCCGCCATTTCTCGCCCGCGGTGCCGTTTATTTCCGGGAACAGTTCCTGGACGGAg GCAAGTGGCAGGCGCGGTGGGTGCCGTCCCATCACCGGTCCGACTATGGGACGTTCAGACTGGCCACCGGGAAGCTTTACAGCGACCGTGACTTAGACAAAG GTCTCCAGACCAGTGAGGATCTTAAGTTCTACGCCATCTCATCACGATTTAAACCCTTCAGCAATGAAGGGAGACCTTTAGTGATTCAGTATACGGTGAAACACGAGCAGAGGATCGACTGCGGTGGTGGATATGTGAAAATCTTCCCTTCCAGCCTCGATCAAAAAAACATGAGTGGCGAATCTCCATACTATGTCATGTTTG GGCCTGATATATGCAGTTCTGATACAAAGAAAGTCCACGCCATTTTGAACTACAAGAACAAATTTCATCCCATCAAGAAGCCGATTCGCTGCATC GTGGACGGCTTCACACATTTGTACACCTTGGTGTTAAACCCAGACCACACGTATAAGGTGAAGATCGACAACCGAGTGGTGGCATCGGGCTTCTTGGAGGAGGATTGGGATCTGCTGCCCCCGAGGACCATCGATGACCCGGCCGTGGAAAAGCCCGAggactgggaggaggaggaggaggtggatgatCCGGAAGACCAGAAGCCGGAG GACTGGGACATTCCAGAATTCCTTGTGGACACGAGCGCCGAGAAACCGAAAGGCTGGGAGGAAGTGAAGGAGGGCGACTGGCAGCCGCCTCTCCTGCCAAACCCACTGTACAGA GGCGAGTGGCGGCCCCGGAAAATCCCGAATCCCAAATACAAAGGCGCTTGGCCCCATCCTCAAATTGCGAACCCGGAATACGAGCCCGACGTGAACCTTTCTGTCTACAAAGACATTGGCGTCCTCGGGCTGGACCTGTGGCAG GTGAGATCCGGAACCATTTTCGATAATTTCCTGATCACAGACGATGAAGACTATGCAGAAGATTTTGGCGAGGAAACGTGGAGGGAGACTCAG GAGGCGGAGCAGAAGATGAATCAGCAGCAAactgaggaagagaagaggaggaaacagaggatggcaaagaagaaggaaaggccCCAGAAGAAGAAGCCGCTGGGGAGTGCGGTTCAGAAGGACGAGCTCTGA
- the CALR3 gene encoding calreticulin-3 isoform X3 → MGLWGLLAVAWLVALHPPFLARGAVYFREQFLDGGKWQARWVPSHHRSDYGTFRLATGKLYSDRDLDKGLQTSEDLKFYAISSRFKPFSNEGRPLVIQYTVKHEQRIDCGGGYVKIFPSSLDQKNMSGESPYYVMFGPDICSSDTKKVHAILNYKNKFHPIKKPIRCIVDGFTHLYTLVLNPDHTYKVKIDNRVVASGFLEEDWDLLPPRTIDDPAVEKPEDWEEEEEVDDPEDQKPEGEWRPRKIPNPKYKGAWPHPQIANPEYEPDVNLSVYKDIGVLGLDLWQVRSGTIFDNFLITDDEDYAEDFGEETWRETQEAEQKMNQQQTEEEKRRKQRMAKKKERPQKKKPLGSAVQKDEL, encoded by the exons ATGGGCCTGTGGGGGCTGCTGGCCGTCGCCTGGCTGGTCGCCCTCCACCCGCCATTTCTCGCCCGCGGTGCCGTTTATTTCCGGGAACAGTTCCTGGACGGAg GCAAGTGGCAGGCGCGGTGGGTGCCGTCCCATCACCGGTCCGACTATGGGACGTTCAGACTGGCCACCGGGAAGCTTTACAGCGACCGTGACTTAGACAAAG GTCTCCAGACCAGTGAGGATCTTAAGTTCTACGCCATCTCATCACGATTTAAACCCTTCAGCAATGAAGGGAGACCTTTAGTGATTCAGTATACGGTGAAACACGAGCAGAGGATCGACTGCGGTGGTGGATATGTGAAAATCTTCCCTTCCAGCCTCGATCAAAAAAACATGAGTGGCGAATCTCCATACTATGTCATGTTTG GGCCTGATATATGCAGTTCTGATACAAAGAAAGTCCACGCCATTTTGAACTACAAGAACAAATTTCATCCCATCAAGAAGCCGATTCGCTGCATC GTGGACGGCTTCACACATTTGTACACCTTGGTGTTAAACCCAGACCACACGTATAAGGTGAAGATCGACAACCGAGTGGTGGCATCGGGCTTCTTGGAGGAGGATTGGGATCTGCTGCCCCCGAGGACCATCGATGACCCGGCCGTGGAAAAGCCCGAggactgggaggaggaggaggaggtggatgatCCGGAAGACCAGAAGCCGGAG GGCGAGTGGCGGCCCCGGAAAATCCCGAATCCCAAATACAAAGGCGCTTGGCCCCATCCTCAAATTGCGAACCCGGAATACGAGCCCGACGTGAACCTTTCTGTCTACAAAGACATTGGCGTCCTCGGGCTGGACCTGTGGCAG GTGAGATCCGGAACCATTTTCGATAATTTCCTGATCACAGACGATGAAGACTATGCAGAAGATTTTGGCGAGGAAACGTGGAGGGAGACTCAG GAGGCGGAGCAGAAGATGAATCAGCAGCAAactgaggaagagaagaggaggaaacagaggatggcaaagaagaaggaaaggccCCAGAAGAAGAAGCCGCTGGGGAGTGCGGTTCAGAAGGACGAGCTCTGA
- the CALR3 gene encoding calreticulin-3 isoform X2, with protein MPASFPPRWHTRTHPSPACPDARERLLVVAVRKLPPTRKSISGVWEQPREVVLSGDPAFSHSLTGKWQARWVPSHHRSDYGTFRLATGKLYSDRDLDKGLQTSEDLKFYAISSRFKPFSNEGRPLVIQYTVKHEQRIDCGGGYVKIFPSSLDQKNMSGESPYYVMFGPDICSSDTKKVHAILNYKNKFHPIKKPIRCIVDGFTHLYTLVLNPDHTYKVKIDNRVVASGFLEEDWDLLPPRTIDDPAVEKPEDWEEEEEVDDPEDQKPEDWDIPEFLVDTSAEKPKGWEEVKEGDWQPPLLPNPLYRGEWRPRKIPNPKYKGAWPHPQIANPEYEPDVNLSVYKDIGVLGLDLWQVRSGTIFDNFLITDDEDYAEDFGEETWRETQEAEQKMNQQQTEEEKRRKQRMAKKKERPQKKKPLGSAVQKDEL; from the exons ATGCCAGCATCCTTCCCCCCAAGATGGCATACCAGAACCCACCCATCCCCTGCCTGCCCCGATGCCAGGGAGAGGCTCTtggtggtggcagtgaggaagCTTCCTCCAACTAGGAAATCCATTTcgggagtctgggagcagccccgGGAGGTCGTTCTGTCGGGTGACCCTGCTTTTTCTCATTCTCTCACAGGCAAGTGGCAGGCGCGGTGGGTGCCGTCCCATCACCGGTCCGACTATGGGACGTTCAGACTGGCCACCGGGAAGCTTTACAGCGACCGTGACTTAGACAAAG GTCTCCAGACCAGTGAGGATCTTAAGTTCTACGCCATCTCATCACGATTTAAACCCTTCAGCAATGAAGGGAGACCTTTAGTGATTCAGTATACGGTGAAACACGAGCAGAGGATCGACTGCGGTGGTGGATATGTGAAAATCTTCCCTTCCAGCCTCGATCAAAAAAACATGAGTGGCGAATCTCCATACTATGTCATGTTTG GGCCTGATATATGCAGTTCTGATACAAAGAAAGTCCACGCCATTTTGAACTACAAGAACAAATTTCATCCCATCAAGAAGCCGATTCGCTGCATC GTGGACGGCTTCACACATTTGTACACCTTGGTGTTAAACCCAGACCACACGTATAAGGTGAAGATCGACAACCGAGTGGTGGCATCGGGCTTCTTGGAGGAGGATTGGGATCTGCTGCCCCCGAGGACCATCGATGACCCGGCCGTGGAAAAGCCCGAggactgggaggaggaggaggaggtggatgatCCGGAAGACCAGAAGCCGGAG GACTGGGACATTCCAGAATTCCTTGTGGACACGAGCGCCGAGAAACCGAAAGGCTGGGAGGAAGTGAAGGAGGGCGACTGGCAGCCGCCTCTCCTGCCAAACCCACTGTACAGA GGCGAGTGGCGGCCCCGGAAAATCCCGAATCCCAAATACAAAGGCGCTTGGCCCCATCCTCAAATTGCGAACCCGGAATACGAGCCCGACGTGAACCTTTCTGTCTACAAAGACATTGGCGTCCTCGGGCTGGACCTGTGGCAG GTGAGATCCGGAACCATTTTCGATAATTTCCTGATCACAGACGATGAAGACTATGCAGAAGATTTTGGCGAGGAAACGTGGAGGGAGACTCAG GAGGCGGAGCAGAAGATGAATCAGCAGCAAactgaggaagagaagaggaggaaacagaggatggcaaagaagaaggaaaggccCCAGAAGAAGAAGCCGCTGGGGAGTGCGGTTCAGAAGGACGAGCTCTGA